From Streptomyces griseorubiginosus, one genomic window encodes:
- a CDS encoding Gfo/Idh/MocA family oxidoreductase, which yields MRIGILGLGRIGAFHAETLSGLDAVESLVLTDPFAEAAKSAADRFGGEVVDSPEALLAAGVDGIVVAAATDAHPGLILAGVEAGIPVFCEKPVAKHMSEGVEVLRAVAGSEVPIQIGYNRRFDTGFVNARAAVQSGELGKLHTVRSTTLDPAPPPTAYVAASGGIFRDCSVHDFDIIRWVTGREVVEVYAVGGNRGAEYIKEAGDADTTGAILTLDDGTIAVVSNSRHNARGYDVRMEIHGFQDSIAVGLEDKLPLRSVEPGVTFPAGTPHDFFMDRFTAAYRAELTAFTEVVAGTRPSPCTVADALEAGWIAEACTLSLHEHRPVTIAEVRSA from the coding sequence ATGCGCATCGGAATCCTCGGCCTCGGCCGCATCGGCGCCTTCCACGCCGAGACCCTCTCCGGACTCGACGCGGTCGAGTCACTCGTCCTCACCGACCCCTTCGCCGAGGCCGCCAAGTCCGCCGCCGACCGGTTCGGCGGCGAGGTCGTGGACTCGCCCGAGGCCCTGCTGGCCGCCGGCGTGGACGGCATCGTGGTCGCCGCCGCGACCGACGCCCACCCCGGGCTGATCCTGGCCGGCGTCGAGGCCGGCATCCCCGTCTTCTGCGAGAAGCCCGTCGCCAAGCACATGAGCGAGGGCGTCGAGGTCCTCAGGGCCGTCGCGGGCAGTGAGGTGCCGATCCAGATCGGCTACAACCGCCGCTTCGACACCGGTTTCGTCAACGCGCGGGCCGCCGTGCAGAGCGGTGAGCTGGGCAAGCTGCACACCGTGCGCTCGACCACCCTGGACCCGGCCCCGCCGCCGACCGCGTACGTGGCCGCCTCCGGGGGCATCTTCCGGGACTGCTCGGTGCACGACTTCGACATCATCCGCTGGGTGACGGGCCGCGAGGTCGTCGAGGTGTACGCGGTCGGCGGCAACCGGGGCGCCGAGTACATCAAGGAGGCGGGCGACGCCGACACCACCGGCGCGATCCTCACCCTGGATGACGGCACCATCGCGGTGGTCTCCAACTCCCGCCACAACGCCCGGGGTTACGACGTCCGCATGGAGATCCACGGCTTCCAGGACTCCATCGCGGTGGGCCTGGAGGACAAGCTCCCGCTGCGCTCGGTCGAGCCCGGTGTGACCTTCCCCGCGGGCACCCCGCACGACTTCTTCATGGACCGCTTCACGGCCGCCTACCGCGCCGAACTCACCGCGTTCACCGAGGTCGTGGCCGGCACCCGGCCGTCGCCGTGCACCGTCGCGGACGCCCTGGAGGCGGGCTGGATCGCCGAGGCGTGCACGCTCTCGCTGCACGAGCACCGCCCGGTGACCATCGCCGAGGTCCGCTCCGCCTGA
- a CDS encoding flavin monoamine oxidase family protein: MISPYDHESLPRPTDRGVTTMQELRATAGPRTVAVVGAGPSGLAVARELERAGHRVTVLEERETVAGKCQSVHVDGRAYDLGGHICTNRYERIAELLTELDVETERTSRYRVLDAGGRAVRQSMGFLRDGSLQRYRALREREFPRIAEPGLAHSARALAAPVGRWIADHDLHSMADSFGTGYTAAGYGHLDDDVPALYFVKYAEMIGLLDPGPELLGHQGDFTVVGGFATLWRRVAEGLKDVRCGVRVTSVERGADGVRVHTDSGPVEADDVVLAVTPDRILPVLDAGDEERHLAARVRSHAYHTTLATASGLPEDAFYFLAAHTASRATAGHCVSYHHRYLGSDMRTFYSYGRPEDVTALLREDVEGLGGQLGEVRLRRSWAFMPYFGGDDLRDGALDRLEALQGRDRTYWVGGLPAFELVECAVAHAQDLARRHFPPARSTLTRQDQGPATIEEEPRT, encoded by the coding sequence GTGATCTCTCCGTACGACCATGAGAGCCTTCCACGCCCGACCGACCGAGGAGTCACGACCATGCAGGAGTTACGCGCCACCGCAGGCCCCCGGACCGTGGCCGTCGTCGGCGCCGGACCGAGCGGCCTGGCCGTCGCCCGCGAACTGGAGCGGGCCGGGCACCGGGTGACCGTCCTGGAGGAGCGGGAGACGGTGGCCGGGAAGTGCCAGAGCGTGCACGTGGACGGCCGCGCCTACGACCTCGGGGGCCACATCTGCACCAACAGATACGAGCGGATCGCCGAGTTGCTGACGGAACTGGACGTGGAGACGGAGCGCACCAGCCGCTACCGCGTCCTGGACGCCGGCGGCCGTGCCGTCCGGCAGTCGATGGGGTTCCTGCGCGACGGCTCCCTCCAGCGCTACCGGGCCCTGCGGGAGCGGGAGTTCCCGCGCATCGCCGAGCCCGGCCTCGCCCACTCCGCGCGAGCGCTGGCCGCTCCCGTCGGCCGCTGGATCGCCGACCACGACCTGCACTCCATGGCCGACTCCTTCGGCACCGGGTACACGGCCGCCGGGTACGGCCACCTCGACGACGACGTGCCCGCGCTGTACTTCGTCAAGTACGCGGAGATGATCGGCCTGTTGGACCCCGGCCCCGAACTCCTCGGCCACCAGGGCGACTTCACGGTCGTGGGAGGGTTCGCCACGTTGTGGCGCCGGGTCGCGGAGGGGCTGAAGGACGTGCGGTGCGGGGTGCGCGTGACGTCGGTGGAGCGGGGCGCGGACGGGGTGCGGGTGCACACCGACTCGGGGCCGGTCGAGGCGGACGACGTGGTGCTCGCCGTGACGCCGGACCGGATCCTGCCGGTCCTGGACGCCGGCGACGAGGAACGCCATCTCGCCGCACGGGTCCGCTCCCACGCGTACCACACCACCCTCGCCACCGCGTCCGGCCTGCCCGAGGACGCCTTCTACTTCCTCGCCGCCCACACCGCGAGCCGCGCGACGGCCGGCCACTGTGTGTCGTACCACCACCGCTACCTGGGCAGCGATATGCGGACCTTCTACTCCTACGGCCGCCCCGAGGACGTCACCGCGCTGCTGCGGGAGGACGTCGAGGGGCTCGGCGGGCAGCTCGGCGAGGTGCGTCTGCGGCGCAGCTGGGCGTTCATGCCGTACTTCGGCGGCGACGACCTCAGGGACGGCGCGCTGGACCGCCTCGAGGCGCTCCAGGGCCGTGACCGCACCTACTGGGTCGGCGGGCTGCCCGCCTTCGAGCTCGTCGAGTGCGCGGTGGCCCACGCCCAGGACCTCGCGCGCCGCCACTTCCCGCCCGCTCGGTCCACACTGACCAGGCAGGACCAGGGTCCGGCCACCATCGAGGAGGAACCGAGGACATGA
- a CDS encoding Gfo/Idh/MocA family oxidoreductase, protein MSEPLRIGVLGAARISASSLIGPARATGHRVVAVAARDRSRAEAHAAEHGVERVAGSYAELVADPEVEVVYNPLANGLHGPWNLAALAAGKHVLSEKPSASNAEEAAEVREAAGKAGAVFMEAFHYLFHPVTRRLHEILASGEIGELRHVEALVAIPAPPDTDPRWSLPLAGGAVMDLGCYSLHALRMLAPWAGGAPRLVSARGGERAGAPGVDEWLDADLAFPGGATGSARCHMAYDRLEMSCRITGSRGEAFAPNFVLPHTDDRVVVRTPSGERTERLGTRSSYTYQLEAFASRVRGGTALPLDADDAVETMTLIDTAYRAAGFEPRPRVS, encoded by the coding sequence ATGAGTGAACCGCTGCGCATCGGAGTGCTGGGAGCCGCGCGGATCAGCGCGTCGTCGCTGATCGGCCCGGCCCGGGCGACCGGTCACCGGGTCGTCGCGGTGGCCGCGCGCGACCGGTCCCGCGCCGAGGCCCACGCGGCCGAGCACGGTGTGGAGCGGGTGGCGGGGTCGTACGCCGAACTGGTCGCGGATCCCGAGGTGGAGGTCGTCTACAACCCGCTCGCCAACGGACTGCACGGGCCGTGGAACCTCGCCGCGCTCGCGGCCGGCAAGCATGTCCTGTCGGAGAAGCCGTCGGCGAGCAACGCCGAGGAGGCCGCGGAAGTGCGGGAGGCGGCCGGGAAGGCCGGGGCGGTCTTCATGGAGGCCTTCCACTACCTCTTCCACCCGGTCACCCGGCGCCTTCACGAGATCCTGGCGAGCGGGGAGATCGGCGAGCTGCGGCACGTCGAGGCGCTGGTGGCGATCCCGGCGCCGCCCGACACCGACCCGCGCTGGTCGCTGCCGCTGGCCGGGGGCGCGGTGATGGACCTGGGCTGCTACAGCCTGCACGCGCTGCGCATGCTGGCCCCCTGGGCGGGCGGTGCGCCCCGACTGGTCTCGGCGCGGGGCGGGGAGCGGGCGGGCGCCCCCGGTGTGGACGAGTGGCTGGACGCCGACCTGGCCTTCCCGGGCGGCGCGACCGGTTCCGCCCGCTGCCACATGGCGTACGACCGACTGGAGATGAGCTGCCGGATCACCGGCTCACGGGGCGAGGCCTTCGCCCCGAACTTCGTACTGCCCCACACGGACGACCGCGTCGTGGTCCGCACACCGTCCGGCGAACGCACCGAACGACTCGGCACGCGGTCGTCGTACACCTACCAGCTGGAGGCGTTCGCGTCCCGGGTGCGCGGGGGTACCGCGCTGCCGTTGGACGCGGACGACGCGGTGGAAACAATGACACTGATCGACACGGCGTACCGAGCGGCGGGGTTCGAACCGCGGCCGCGGGTGTCTTAG
- a CDS encoding Gfo/Idh/MocA family oxidoreductase translates to MTERGTLGVAVIGTGKMGADHVRRIHEVVSGARVSAVVDLDADRAKQVAARVEGCTAYSDPASAMTAADVDAVLIASSGPAHEAALLLALEHDLPVLCEKPLTPDAASALRVLEAERRLGRRRVQVGFMRRYDAEYMRLKSLLETGQLGRPLMVHNRHRNAASPPFFTSSMLISDSVAHETDVTRWLLGHEITAVTVLRPTASANAPDGLQDPQFVVFETDGGALSDVEIFVNCGFGYQVQAEVVCERGTARVGDGHAMVTNMAGRWGGTIAQDFVERFADAYDREVQAWVDATRRGEVTGPSVWDGYAAAAVCEAGVRSLDDGGRVAVELVERPALYG, encoded by the coding sequence ATGACCGAGCGAGGCACCCTCGGCGTCGCCGTCATCGGCACCGGCAAGATGGGCGCCGACCACGTCCGCCGTATCCACGAGGTCGTCAGCGGCGCCCGGGTGAGCGCCGTCGTGGACCTCGACGCGGACCGCGCGAAGCAGGTCGCCGCCCGCGTGGAGGGCTGCACCGCCTACAGCGACCCGGCCTCCGCGATGACGGCGGCCGACGTGGACGCCGTCCTCATCGCCTCCTCCGGACCCGCCCACGAGGCGGCGCTGCTCCTGGCCCTGGAACACGATCTGCCGGTGCTGTGCGAGAAGCCGCTCACCCCCGACGCGGCCTCCGCGCTGCGCGTCCTGGAGGCCGAGCGGCGACTCGGCCGGCGGCGCGTCCAGGTGGGCTTCATGCGGCGTTACGACGCCGAGTACATGAGGCTCAAGTCCTTGCTGGAGACAGGCCAGTTGGGGCGACCGCTCATGGTGCACAACCGGCACCGCAACGCCGCCAGCCCGCCCTTCTTCACCAGCTCCATGCTGATCAGCGACTCCGTGGCGCACGAGACGGACGTGACCCGCTGGCTGCTCGGGCACGAGATCACCGCGGTGACCGTGCTGCGCCCGACGGCCTCGGCGAACGCCCCGGACGGCCTCCAGGACCCGCAGTTCGTCGTCTTCGAGACCGACGGCGGTGCCCTGAGCGACGTCGAGATCTTCGTCAACTGCGGCTTCGGCTACCAGGTCCAGGCCGAGGTGGTCTGCGAACGCGGCACCGCCCGCGTCGGCGACGGCCACGCCATGGTCACCAACATGGCAGGGCGCTGGGGCGGCACCATCGCCCAGGACTTCGTCGAACGCTTCGCCGACGCCTACGACCGCGAGGTCCAGGCATGGGTCGACGCCACCCGCCGGGGCGAGGTCACCGGGCCCAGCGTGTGGGACGGTTACGCGGCGGCCGCGGTGTGCGAGGCCGGCGTGCGGTCGCTGGACGACGGCGGCCGGGTGGCCGTGGAGCTCGTGGAACGGCCCGCGCTGTACGGCTGA
- a CDS encoding sugar phosphate isomerase/epimerase: MAAPLDRIRVGSAPDSWGVWFPDDPAQVPWERFLDEVAEAGYSWIELGPYGYLPTDPARLTDEIARRDLKVSAGTVFTGLHRGPSVWEPTWEHVSQVAALTQAMGARHLVVIPSFWRDDKTAEILEPPELTHEQWAHLTKGMERLGHEVKEAYGLDIVVHPHADTHLDTEDHVEHFLDSTDSELVNLCLDTGHYAYCGGDSVKLIETYGERIGYLHLKQVDPEILADVVKNEVPFGPAVQRGVMCEPPSGVPELEPVLVAAQKLGVELFAIVEQDMYPCEPDKPLPIAARTRTFLRSCGA; this comes from the coding sequence ATGGCGGCCCCGCTCGACCGTATCCGCGTCGGCTCGGCCCCGGACTCCTGGGGCGTCTGGTTCCCCGACGACCCGGCGCAGGTGCCGTGGGAACGCTTCCTGGACGAGGTCGCCGAGGCCGGCTACTCCTGGATCGAGCTGGGGCCGTACGGCTATCTGCCGACCGACCCGGCCCGGCTGACCGACGAGATCGCCCGCCGCGACCTCAAGGTGTCGGCCGGCACCGTCTTCACCGGGCTGCACCGCGGCCCCTCGGTCTGGGAGCCGACCTGGGAGCACGTCAGCCAGGTCGCCGCGCTCACCCAGGCCATGGGGGCCCGGCATCTCGTGGTCATCCCGTCCTTCTGGCGGGACGACAAGACCGCCGAGATCCTGGAGCCCCCGGAGCTGACCCACGAGCAGTGGGCCCACCTCACCAAGGGCATGGAACGCCTCGGCCACGAGGTGAAGGAGGCGTACGGACTCGACATCGTCGTCCACCCGCACGCCGACACCCATCTCGACACCGAGGACCACGTCGAGCACTTCCTGGACTCGACGGACTCCGAACTCGTCAACCTCTGCCTGGACACCGGGCACTACGCGTACTGCGGCGGCGACAGCGTCAAGCTCATCGAGACCTACGGCGAACGCATCGGCTATCTGCACCTCAAGCAGGTCGACCCGGAGATCCTCGCGGACGTCGTGAAGAACGAGGTCCCCTTCGGTCCCGCCGTCCAGCGCGGGGTGATGTGCGAACCGCCGTCCGGTGTACCGGAGTTGGAGCCGGTGCTGGTCGCCGCGCAGAAACTCGGCGTGGAGCTGTTCGCGATCGTCGAGCAGGACATGTACCCGTGCGAGCCGGACAAGCCGCTGCCGATCGCGGCGCGCACCCGCACGTTCCTGAGGTCCTGCGGCGCCTGA
- a CDS encoding ATP-binding cassette domain-containing protein yields MTNSNEEAGTHGAILADTPDTALGTDGVIVELRNAGKSYGNIRALHGVSLQVRPSQVTCVLGDNGAGKSTLIKIISGLHQHTEGEFLVDGQPVRFSTPREALDKGIATVYQDLAVVPLMPVWRNFFLGSEMTKGPWPIRRLDIEAMKKTADEELRNMGIILDDLEQPIGTLSGGQRQCVAIARAVYFGARVLILDEPTAALGVKQSGVVLKYVAAARDRGLGVIFITHNPHHAYMVGDHFSVLRLGTMELSAARDQITLEELTNHMAGGAELAALKHELSQVRGVDTEALPEEEDLTVAAGGEGKS; encoded by the coding sequence ATGACCAACAGCAACGAAGAAGCCGGCACCCACGGCGCCATCCTCGCCGACACCCCCGACACCGCCCTCGGTACCGACGGAGTGATCGTCGAGCTGCGCAACGCGGGCAAGTCGTACGGCAACATCCGGGCCCTGCACGGGGTCAGCCTCCAGGTCCGGCCCAGCCAGGTCACCTGTGTGCTCGGGGACAACGGCGCCGGCAAGTCCACCCTCATCAAGATCATTTCCGGGCTGCACCAGCACACCGAGGGCGAGTTCCTCGTCGACGGACAGCCCGTACGCTTCTCCACCCCGCGCGAGGCCCTCGACAAGGGCATCGCCACCGTCTACCAGGACCTCGCCGTCGTTCCCCTGATGCCGGTGTGGCGCAACTTCTTCCTGGGCTCCGAGATGACCAAGGGGCCCTGGCCGATCCGCCGCCTGGACATCGAGGCGATGAAGAAGACCGCCGACGAGGAACTGCGCAACATGGGCATCATCCTCGACGACCTCGAGCAGCCCATCGGCACCCTGTCCGGCGGCCAGCGCCAGTGCGTCGCGATCGCCCGCGCCGTCTACTTCGGCGCGCGTGTGCTGATCCTCGACGAGCCCACCGCCGCGCTCGGCGTCAAGCAGTCCGGCGTGGTCCTCAAGTACGTGGCCGCCGCCCGCGACCGCGGACTGGGCGTCATCTTCATCACCCACAACCCGCACCACGCCTACATGGTCGGCGACCACTTCAGTGTGCTGCGCCTGGGCACCATGGAACTCTCCGCCGCCCGCGACCAGATCACCCTGGAAGAACTCACCAACCACATGGCGGGCGGTGCCGAACTCGCCGCGCTCAAGCACGAGTTGTCCCAGGTCCGAGGCGTCGACACCGAAGCCCTCCCGGAAGAGGAAGACCTCACCGTGGCGGCCGGTGGCGAGGGGAAGTCCTGA
- a CDS encoding ABC transporter permease: MGMTQHAEPAVTTPPAPGPGKVKDGRTAERPLAIRLLARPDVGVFLGAVAVWVFFLIAAPPVREGSSMATILYQSSTIGIMALPVALLMIGGEFDLSSGVAVITSALTASMFAFQLTLNVWAGVFVALLVSLAIGFLNGWLVVKTGLPSFLITLGTFLILQGANLAVTKLVTDNVATDDISNMDGFDQARKVFANSFTVGGVQIKITIVYWLVFAALATWVLLRTKYGNWIFAVGGNKDSARAVGVPVTFTKISLFMLVGFGAWFVGMHNLFSFNTVQSGEGVGQELIYISAAVIGGCLLTGGAGSAIGPVFGAFMFGMVQQGIVFANWNPDWFKAFLGVMLLGAVLINLWVSRAATRR; this comes from the coding sequence ATGGGGATGACCCAGCACGCCGAGCCGGCGGTGACCACACCGCCGGCCCCCGGCCCCGGCAAGGTCAAGGACGGGCGGACCGCTGAACGCCCGCTCGCCATACGTCTGTTGGCCCGTCCCGACGTCGGGGTCTTCCTCGGCGCGGTGGCGGTGTGGGTGTTCTTCCTGATCGCCGCCCCGCCCGTGCGCGAGGGCAGCTCGATGGCGACGATCCTGTACCAGTCGTCGACGATCGGGATCATGGCCCTGCCGGTCGCCCTGCTGATGATCGGCGGCGAGTTCGACCTGTCGTCGGGCGTCGCGGTGATCACCTCGGCACTGACCGCGTCGATGTTCGCCTTCCAGCTGACCCTGAACGTGTGGGCGGGCGTGTTCGTGGCCCTCCTGGTGTCGCTGGCGATCGGGTTCCTCAACGGCTGGCTGGTCGTCAAGACCGGTCTGCCCAGCTTCCTGATCACCCTGGGCACCTTCCTCATCCTCCAGGGCGCCAACCTCGCCGTGACCAAGCTCGTCACGGACAACGTCGCCACCGACGACATCAGCAACATGGACGGCTTCGACCAGGCGAGGAAGGTGTTCGCGAACTCCTTCACCGTCGGCGGCGTACAGATCAAGATCACTATCGTGTACTGGCTGGTCTTCGCCGCCCTGGCGACCTGGGTGCTGCTGCGCACCAAGTACGGCAACTGGATCTTCGCCGTCGGCGGCAACAAGGACTCCGCGCGAGCCGTCGGTGTGCCGGTGACGTTCACGAAGATCTCGCTGTTCATGCTGGTCGGCTTCGGCGCCTGGTTCGTCGGCATGCACAACCTGTTCTCCTTCAACACCGTCCAGTCCGGCGAGGGCGTCGGCCAGGAGCTGATCTACATCTCGGCCGCGGTGATCGGCGGATGTCTGCTGACCGGTGGTGCCGGTTCGGCGATCGGCCCGGTGTTCGGGGCGTTCATGTTCGGCATGGTCCAGCAGGGCATCGTCTTCGCGAACTGGAACCCGGACTGGTTCAAGGCCTTCCTCGGCGTGATGCTGCTCGGCGCCGTCCTGATCAATCTGTGGGTCAGCCGCGCGGCGACCCGGAGGTGA
- a CDS encoding sugar ABC transporter substrate-binding protein encodes MDRSSLSRSRRFAPVVALAAAAALTLAGCSSSSGGKKSEESADGASAGKATTPRMTIALVTHQSPGDTFWDIVRKGAQAAADKDNVKLVYSADPSAAAQANLVQNAIDQKVDGIAITLAKPDALKDVVSKAKAAGIPVVGLNSGVSEWQKLGLMEFFGQDETVAGEALGKRLNDEGAKNAVCVIQEQGNIGLTQRCDGVKKTFTGKLQTLNVNGTDMPSVKSTITAKLSQDKSIDYVVALGAPFALTAVQSVSDAGSKAKIATFDLNKDLTGAISKGTIQFAVDQQPYLQGYLAIDSLWLYKNNGNYMGGGEQPVLTGPAFVDKSNVETVAKFAAKGTR; translated from the coding sequence ATGGACCGCTCTTCTCTCTCCCGTTCGCGGAGATTCGCTCCCGTCGTGGCCCTCGCCGCGGCCGCGGCCCTGACGCTCGCCGGCTGTTCCAGCAGCTCGGGCGGCAAGAAGTCCGAGGAGAGCGCGGACGGCGCCTCCGCGGGCAAGGCCACCACGCCCCGGATGACCATCGCGCTGGTCACCCACCAGTCTCCCGGCGACACCTTCTGGGACATCGTCCGCAAGGGCGCCCAGGCCGCCGCCGACAAGGACAACGTCAAGCTGGTGTACTCGGCCGACCCGAGCGCCGCCGCCCAGGCCAACCTGGTCCAGAACGCCATCGACCAGAAGGTCGACGGCATCGCGATCACCCTCGCCAAGCCCGACGCCCTCAAGGACGTCGTCTCCAAGGCCAAGGCGGCGGGCATACCCGTCGTCGGCCTCAACTCCGGTGTCAGCGAGTGGCAGAAGCTCGGCCTGATGGAGTTCTTCGGCCAGGACGAGACCGTCGCCGGTGAGGCGCTCGGCAAGCGGCTGAACGACGAGGGCGCCAAGAACGCCGTCTGTGTCATCCAGGAGCAGGGCAACATCGGCCTGACCCAGCGCTGCGACGGTGTGAAGAAGACCTTCACCGGCAAGCTCCAGACGCTGAACGTCAACGGCACCGACATGCCGTCCGTGAAGTCGACGATCACCGCCAAGCTCTCCCAGGACAAGTCCATCGACTACGTCGTCGCCCTCGGCGCGCCCTTCGCGCTGACCGCGGTGCAGTCGGTGTCCGACGCGGGCAGCAAGGCCAAGATCGCCACCTTCGACCTCAACAAGGACCTGACGGGCGCCATCAGCAAGGGCACCATCCAGTTCGCCGTCGACCAGCAGCCCTACCTCCAGGGCTACCTGGCGATCGACTCGCTGTGGCTCTACAAGAACAACGGCAACTACATGGGCGGCGGCGAGCAGCCGGTGCTCACCGGCCCGGCCTTCGTGGACAAGTCCAACGTCGAGACCGTGGCCAAGTTCGCCGCGAAGGGCACCAGGTGA
- a CDS encoding PfkB family carbohydrate kinase encodes MVEPVQQFDVISMGRIGVDLHPQQSGPGTARARSSGHVLGGSAADVAVAAARLGRSAAVIARTGTDAFGTYLHQTLTESGVDGRWVTAHESGSAPVTSRAAAYELDCFAIRAARIFWITGTGLSAEPSRSATLAALKCRDRTSTTVFDLDWRPALWNGTAQDAAQEARPYYAEALRHATVAVGTVDECEIATGGREPRACAEALLAAGVELAVVKQGPKGVLAVHRDGTTAEAPPVPVDGVDGPGAGDAFGGALCHGLLSGWDLERTVRYAGTEAGALLDGVSP; translated from the coding sequence ATGGTCGAGCCAGTGCAGCAGTTCGACGTGATCAGTATGGGCCGTATCGGAGTTGATCTCCACCCGCAGCAGTCGGGGCCCGGGACCGCGAGGGCCCGGTCCTCGGGGCATGTTCTCGGGGGCTCGGCCGCCGATGTCGCGGTGGCCGCAGCCCGGCTCGGCCGGTCCGCCGCGGTCATCGCCCGCACCGGGACCGACGCCTTCGGCACGTATCTCCACCAGACCCTCACGGAGTCCGGCGTCGACGGCCGCTGGGTCACGGCCCACGAATCCGGATCCGCCCCGGTCACCTCCCGTGCGGCCGCCTACGAGCTCGACTGCTTCGCCATCCGCGCGGCCCGGATCTTCTGGATCACCGGGACCGGGCTGAGCGCGGAGCCGAGCCGCTCCGCCACACTCGCCGCCCTGAAGTGCCGCGACCGGACGAGCACCACGGTCTTCGACCTCGACTGGCGGCCGGCGCTGTGGAACGGCACGGCACAGGACGCCGCGCAGGAAGCCCGTCCGTACTACGCGGAGGCCCTGCGTCACGCGACCGTGGCGGTCGGCACCGTCGACGAGTGCGAGATCGCCACCGGCGGGCGCGAACCGCGGGCCTGCGCCGAGGCCCTGCTGGCCGCGGGCGTGGAACTGGCCGTGGTGAAGCAGGGTCCGAAGGGCGTGCTCGCCGTGCACCGAGACGGCACCACGGCCGAGGCCCCGCCCGTCCCGGTGGACGGGGTCGACGGCCCCGGCGCGGGCGACGCCTTCGGCGGCGCGCTCTGCCACGGACTGCTGTCCGGCTGGGACCTGGAGCGGACCGTCCGGTACGCCGGCACCGAGGCCGGCGCCCTCCTGGACGGCGTCTCACCGTGA